Proteins encoded together in one Ptiloglossa arizonensis isolate GNS036 chromosome 9, iyPtiAriz1_principal, whole genome shotgun sequence window:
- the LOC143151200 gene encoding uncharacterized protein LOC143151200 isoform X1 — MASDLSSGCTEAIEVLDEKEEGEISLEDVSSSEEGHLNYGYGTRLPQCSNCLSTQHNAAWCTAPAKFYHSKGPNRREVDLILQDAVQGKENRHQIKESGCVGTKHVVSTLQEKNDDLVPISSDSDMEIVGLADNSKQIVIRPSSKTRVKKKRKKKRNHVSVMSLDDLVSSSTVDVSVPECVSSLKHDMTKTNSLRSHHREMSPVRRTRLKADLRSPPRRHRSLIKAHSPFRRSKSPAIRTRSPTIRRSPRRLKSPKRSPYRSPGKTMPRKTSHIELTSSSHNYIDTHKLLKKVRHLDSIGTHSLEETLNKNKEHASSLKEKLTNMMKGVCDNNSDMMNLSKEMSNTRVNKNELNDADDEEDLALLRQKALETKQKKSNKQNEQPKAETAKKVSANIDDDQDEEDLELRMIALRSAVLKKHQNRVQKGIKSGRYKKSNISRSESPFTQSFLDSIPIPGEELLNFASPPHTPLPMSENNHTEDMDLDTDVESEKEKLPYSPTDKITTNISVDTELLGIQPSDVSFISVNEANNSPDFHTSITPNQDDQKSYQGKIIENRSYLPNVAYYTLSQNALYATTNANPQYSSTESVKSDFMKVHNSHVNILKSNNTSTFVDNSTSQEVPYSPTDTPIYDPDLSHELPQNLGSVAISNSSLVSMGSSCNSNMHESSEQYNHMSTSQQTQTTKQINNANEDEHLDKLETLSMDAAVSSAASSLRESISLNSSITIDDLPETDTDKSPLIESLKNVKHMEYIPNNTTDNIKEIMPEPLYMKGVPDVTKDINKIPTLINRTLVPASILKTNKQLQQPLPIRKSTTQEPTFKSAQMQPVVINEETSSKANTSFKPIKLMSFPQKSHSVLTIPTAFHDSLHEDSINEILSNKDILPAEGNVNATQIQNNSTINAESLDKTCDIASLTQKKKKPTKKGIKRKSGTVQLITKEHDAIGTNNDNLNVLHKQINKTSEPEKFEKCKNNKRQLNAKDNVKDNIHQQNQILSETNIDELKMNDTSSSGTVEQVKNTDARRQSLDEDEEALRAILLASLPKRTKSTNQMQSNSTAITTVSSMLSNCNNQVLENQIASKVELSMVNTINTTDTNSTTFLLTPQANSCGSENDANQTNSGSKAINTITQGSSPAETVKTLALITSGRKRLIPISKGPQKKLVKRIPIPASTKVVNNAKKYQNAMVQKKLNLQKAALYGKQKVTESKILTKVQSNDNKWSTNTKISLSDTQRIVINLESDTESDSESEQRTNKVVSSVNSLTVDKHQSTINSTIEFEKNLDQFLRAVRKKQESLAAARPTSVSQTLKKNAVLTTKPDNSSNLHTPLAVRHLPASQQEEYRRLKQQIMEREKLKLHRTVESNGSVKNKNVEVSTKSISPNSPNKELHSKINQTVSAKSQDLNTQQLNKENCSKNLDSIKNTYANIQSCTNNVHSVDKPGNVSPNQTKAISRLITNLNVCISNENHPNSIGNNILGNPLQLVTPRKVFELSANEIPTKDKASSGLKVLSTDEVNRKYVQIQVKNDTNERVVTIHDKVTLNNETVINQNENISGNKDNINRDTCDHDELIQSVEKEIITDDTQCGNNHVVDSDASTVTLTRDNENADSKGSPDTSESTIQLSQYEEDSRASTISFAESKDENYISLFKNNLLSSDKRSIEESWGAIKRDVKTELSALINLSRVEQEQRLMDTEQKLVLKRYTILDELAEMSSNLRQWHMERDLQTNLVAEVRKLREQLKVAEERLQLQRNRINNIGPKVVGAHGKINAGRQECFKLATICSSLGSRIIGKEYKVPEAGAQLLNNRLKEVANHTRQLSRKKVPSIDIPEAQESTKLNEETVSIVHTEISQIEDLSLEKSNIDNGDIKILNENECLTKSNEIESNMLIETVTVNLKETSKEEMTLSNLYASNNTESIPQHNNSEQEASTEQLGGSNIPVTTPSIPSSKYTKKLDHKESSEDKIVRTSSNLQSCNQKINSTRPEVEHQIKKTLLPYESILTHFKVPRNTNPNGVLCPYELMGTCNDGDCQFIHQRDSQAK; from the exons ATGGCTAGCGATTTATCGAGCGGGTGTACAGAAGCAATCGAAGTGTTGGATGAAAAAGAAGAAGGTGAAATATCCTTGGAAGATGTGAGTTCTTCCGAGGAAGGACATTTAAATTACGGATACGGGACTAGACTTCCTCAATGTTCCAACTGTTTATCGACCCAACATAATGCAGCGTGGTGTACTGCTCCTGCCAAGTTTTATCACTCTAAGGGCCCTAACAGAAGAG AAGTTGACCTTATTCTACAAGATGCAGTCCAGGGAAAAGAAAATCGTCACCAGATCAAAGAATCAGGATGCGTTGGAACAAAACATGTAGTTTCTACACTTCAAGAAAAAAATGATGACCTTGTACCTATTTCAAGTGACAGCGATATGGAAATCGTTGGTCTTGCAGATAATTCTAAACAGATTGTTATACGTCCTTCATCAAAAActagagtaaaaaaaaagagaaaaaagaaaagaaatcatgTATCTGTGATGTCATTAGATGATTTAGTATCTTCATCTACTGTGGATGTGTCTGTGCCAGAATGTGTCAGTTCATTAAAACATGATATGACAAAAACTAATTCTTTAAGATCCCACCATAGAGAAATGAGTCCTGTTCGTAGAACCAGATTAAAAGCAGATCTAAGATCACCTCCCAGAAGACATAGATCTCTTATAAAAGCACATTCTCCTTTTAGAAGATCAAAATCTCCTGCTATTCGTACTAGATCACCGACAATAAGAAGGTCTCCAAGAAGACTTAAATCTCCTAAACGATCACCGTATCGATCACCAGGAAAAACAATGCCTAGAAAAACATCACATATTGAGTTGACATCATCGTCTCATAATTATATTGATACGCATAAACTACTTAAAAAAGTCAGACACttagattcaataggaactcaTTCATTAGAAGAAACTTTGAATAAAAACAAGGAACATGCGTCttcgttaaaagaaaaattaacaaatatgatGAAAGGAGTCTGTGATAATAATAGCGATATGATGAATTTATCTAAAGAAATGTCTAATAcacgtgtaaataaaaatgaacttAATGATGCAGATGATGAAGAAGATTTGGCATTACTAAGACAAAAAGCActtgaaacaaaacaaaaaaaatcaaataaacAGAACGAACAACCAAAGGCTGAAACTGCAAAAAAAGTAAGTGCAAATATTGATGATGATCAAGATGAAGAGGACTTAGAATTGAGAATGATTGCACTTCGTTCTGCAGTATTAAAAAAGCATCAAAATAGAGTTCAAAAAGGTATAAAATCAGGGAGGTATAAGAAGTCTAATATATCTCGCAGCGAGAGCCCATTCACTCAAAGTTTCTTAGATAGTATCCCTATACCTGGAgaagaattattaaattttgcatCGCCACCACATACCCCACTTCCTATGAGTGAAAATAATCATACAGAAGATATGGATTTAGATACAGATGTTgaaagtgaaaaagaaaaattgccgTATTCTCCAACAGATAAAATTACTACTAATATATCTGTGGATACAGAATTATTAGGCATTCAACCATCTGATGTGTCTTTCATCAGTGTTAATGAAGCAAATAATAGTCCAGATTTTCATACATCTATAACACCTAATCAGGATGATCAAAAGTCTTATCAGGGAAAGATCATTGAAAACCGAAGTTATTTACCAAATGTTGCATATTATACATTGTCACAGAATGCATTATATGCAACAACAAATGCAAATCCACAATATTCATCAACAGAGTCTGTTAAGTCGGACTTTATGAAAGTACACAATTCTCATGTAAATATTCTGAAAAGTAATAACACTTCCACCTTTGTAGATAACAGTACAAGTCAAGAAGTACCTTATTCTCCAACTGATACTCCTATATATGATCCTGATTTATCACATGAGCTTCCTCAAAATCTTGGTTCAGTTGCTATCTCAAATTCTTCTTTAGTAAGTATGGGATCTTCTTGCAATTCTAATATGCATGAAAGTAGTGAACAATACAATCACATGTCAACAAGTCAACAAACGCAGACAACAAAACAGATAAACAATGCAAATGAAGACGAACATTTAGATAAATTAGAAACACTTTCTATGGATGCAGCTGTTAGTTCTGCTGCTAGTTCCCTCAGAGAATCGATATCATTGAATAGTTCAATAACAATTGATGATCTTCCTGAAACAGATACAGATAAAAGTCCATTAATTGAATCtcttaaaaatgtaaaacataTGGAATACATTCCAAACAATACAACTGACAACATTAAAGAAATAATGCCAGAACCCCTTTATATGAAAGGAGTACCAGATGTTACCaaagatataaataaaataccaaCATTAATTAACAGAACGCTCGTTCCAGCATCAAtattaaaaacaaacaaacaactacaacaGCCTTTACCTATAAGGAAGTCCACTACGCAAGAACCAACATTTAAAAGTGCACAAATGCAACCAGTAGTCATTAATGAAGAAACTAGTTCAAAGGCAAATACTTCCTTCAAACCAATTAAATTAATGTCATTTCCACAAAAATCTCATTCTGTTTTAACAATACCTACTGCATTTCATGATTCTTTACATGAAGATTCAATTAATGAAATACTTTCAAATAAAGATATTTTACCAGCAGAAGGTAATGTCAATGCAActcaaatacaaaataatagtaCTATAAATGCAGAAAGTTTAGATAAAACTTGTGATATTGCAAGTCTAAcacagaaaaagaagaaacctaCAAAAAAGGGAATAAAGAGAAAAAGTGGTACAGTACAGTTGATTACTAAAGAACATGATGCAATAGGTACAAACAATGACAATTTAAATGTTTtacataaacaaataaataaaacatctgAACCTGAGAAATTTGAAAAGTGTAAAAATAACAAAAGACAACTAAATGCAAAAGATAATGTAAAGGATAATATTCATCAACAAAATCAAATTTTGTCTGAAACGAATATAGATGAATTGAAAATGAATGATACTTCGTCTAGTGGTACAGTAGAACAAGTTAAGAATACAGATGCTAGAAGACAAAGCCTAGATGAAGATGAAGAAGCATTAAGGGCCATTTTATTAGCTTCTTTACCAAAACGAACAAAATCTACTAACCAAATGCAATCAAATTCAACtgcaattacaacagtatctagTATGTTATCAAATTGTAATAATCAAGTACTTGAAAATCAAATTGCATCAAAAGTTGAATTGTCCATGGTTAATACAATCAATACAACAGATACAAATAGTACAACATTTTTGTTGACTCCACAAGCAAATTCATGTGGTTCCGAAAATGATGCAAATCAGACAAATTCTGGGAGTAAAGCGATTAATACGATTACACAGGGAAGTTCACCTGCTGAAACTGTTAAGACATTAGCTTTGATAACTTCTGGGAGGAAACGATTAATTCCTATATCTAAGGGTCCACAAAAAAAACTTGTAAAAAGAATTCCAATCCCTGCAAGTACGAAAGTTGTGAACAATGCAAAAAAGTACCAAAATGCAATGGTTCAAAAGAAATTAAACTTACAAAAAGCTGCACTCTACGGTAAACAAAAAGTAACAGAAAGTAAAATTCTTACAAAAGTGCAATCTAATGATAATAAGTGGTCTACGAACACAAAAATATCATTGTCTGACACACAAAGAATTGTAATTAATTTGGAATCTGACACAGAAAGTGATTCTGAATCTGAACAACGTACAAATAAAGTTGTATCTTCAGTCAATTCTCTCACAGTAGACAAACATCAATCAACAATAAATTCCACAAttgaatttgagaaaaatttagaTCAATTTTTACGAGCTGTAAGAAAGAAACAAGAATCTTTGGCAGCTGCAAGACCAACATCAGTATCACAAACACTAAAAAAAAATGCAGTATTAACAACAAAACCAGATAATTCATCTAATCTTCATACACCTTTG GCTGTACGGCATTTACCTGCATCTCAACAGGAGGAATATCGACGATTAAAACAACAAATTATGGAACGTGAAAAACTGAAATTACATAGAACTGTAGAAAGTAATGGTTCAGTAAAGAACAAAAATGTGGAAGTATCTACAAAATCAATATCACCCAACAGTCCAAATAAAGAGTTACattcaaaaataaatcaaactgTGTCTGCAAAAAGTCAAGATCTAAATACACAACAACTTAACAAGGAAAACTGTTCCAAAAATTTAGAttcaataaaaaatacatatgcaaATATTCAATCATGTACTAATAATGTACATAGTGTTGATAAGCCGGGAAATGTAAGTCCAAACCAAACAAAAGCAATATCAAGATTAATAACTAATCTTAATGTATGTATATCTAATGAAAACCATCCAAATAGCATTGGAAACAATATTCTTGGGAATCCTTTACAGTTAGTTACACCTCGTAAAGTTTTTGAATTATCTGCAAATGAAATTCCAACAAAAGACAAAGCTTCATCTGGCTTGAAAGTCTTGTCCACAGATGAAGTAAATCGAAAGTATGTACAAATTCAAGTGAAAAATGATACAAATGAAAGAGTAGTAACAATACATGATAAAGTGACCTTAAATAATGAAACAGTAATTaatcaaaatgaaaatatttctggaAATAAAGATAATATTAATAGAGATACGTGTGATCATGATGAACTTATACAATCTGTAGAAAAGGAAATTATTACTGATGATACCCAATGTGGTAACAACCATGTAGtggattcagatgcatcaaCTGTTACTTTAACAAGAGACAATGAAAATGCAGACAGTAAAGGAAGTCCTGATACATCTGAATCAACGATTCAACTTTCGCAGTATGAAGAAGATAGTCGGGCATCAACAATTTCATTCGCGGAAAGTAAAgacgaaaattatatttcattattcaAAAATAATCTATTATCAAGTGATAAAAGAAGTATAGAGGAAAGTTGGGGAGCAATTAAAAGGGATGTCAAAACAGAGCTAAGTGCTCTTATTAATCTTTCACGGGTTGAACAGGAACAACGTTTAATGGATACAGAACAAAAATTAGTTTTAAAAcg TTATACGATATTAGATGAATTAGCAGAAATGTCGAGTAATCTTCGTCAGTGGCACATGGAACGAGATCTTCAAACAAATTTGGTTGCAGAAGTGAGGAAACTCAGGGAACAACTCAAAGTTGCCGAAGAAAGATTACAGCTGCAACGTAATCGTATAAATAATATAGGTCCAAAAGTAGTGGGAGCACATGGAAAAATCAATGCAGGCCGGCAAGAATGTTTTAAACTTGCAACAATTTGTTCAAGTTTAGGAAGTAGAAttataggaaaagaatacaa GGTACCTGAAGCTGGAGCACAACTTTTAAATAATAGATTGAAAGAAGTGGCTAATCACACACGGCAGCTTTCTCGGAAAAAAGTACCATCCATCGACATTCCGGAAGCACAAGAATCAACAAAATTAAATGAAGAAACTGTATCTATTGTGCATACGGAAATTTCACAGATTGAAGACTTGTCATTAGAAAAGAGCAATATAGATAATGGTGATATAaagattttaaacgaaaatgaaTGTTTAACAAAATCAAACGAAATTGAAAGCAATATGCTAATAGAAACAGTTAcagtaaatttaaaagaaacaagCAAAGAAGAAATGACATTAAGTAATTTGTATGCTAGCAATAATACAGAAAGCATACCTCAACACAACAATTCCGAACAAGAAGCATCTACTGAACAACTAGGTGGAAGTAATATCCCTGTTACTACTCCTAGTATTCCTAGTTCAAAATATACTAAAAAATTGGACCACAAAGAATCATCAGAAGATAAGATTGTAAGAACTAGTTCAAACTTGCAATCGTGCAACCAGAAAATAAATTCTACGAGACCTGAAGTAGAGCACCAAATTAAGAAGACCCTTTTACCTTATGAATCTATATTAACGCACTTTAAAGTGCCAAG GAACACGAATCCCAATGGCGTCCTTTGTCCGTACGAGTTGATGGGAACTTGCAATGATGGAGATTGTCAATTTATTCATCAAAGAGACAGTCAAGCCAAGTAG